GGCTTCGCGCTGTCGCCCACCATCGAGCGCCTCGTCTCCGGGCTCGACGAGACGCTGCCGATCATCTCCACCGAGCTCGGCACGTACGAGACCGCGAAGCGCATCACGCAGACCCGCGGCCGGCTCTCGCCCGAGTCCAGCCGCAAGATGGACACGGCGCTCGCCGCCTTCGAGCAGCACGTCGACACGTCGCGGCTCCTCGAGCTGCTCGACGTCAGCCGCTCCGACGTGGTCACCCCGCTCATGTTCGAGTACGGGCTCATCGAGCGGGCCAGGAAGGCCGGCAAGCGCATCGTGCTGCCCGAGGGCACCGACGACCGCGTGTTGCGGGCGGCCGGCACGATCCTCAGCCGCGGCATCGCCGACGTCACGATCCTCGGCGAGGAGATCGAGGTGCGCTCGCGGGCCATCGGCCTCGGCATCGACATCGGGCGCGCCACCGTGCTCAGCCCCTTCGACGCCGTGCTGCGCGAGCGCTTCGCCGAGGAGTACGTGCGCTTGCGCGCCCACAAGGGCATGGTGCTCGACATCGCGCGCGAGACCGTCACCGACGTCTCGTACTTCGGCACGATGATGGTGCAGCTCGGGCTCGCCGACGGCATGGTGTCGGGCGCCGCGCACACGACGGCGCACACCATCCGGCCGGGCTTCGAGATCATCAAGACCACGGACGGCGTCTCCGTCGTCTCGTCGGTCTTCCTCATGGCGCTCGCCGACCGGGTGCTCGTCTACGGCGACTGCGCCGTGAACCCGGATCCCACCGCCGACCAGCTCGCCGACATCGCCATCTCGTCGGCGGGGACCGCGGCGCAGTTCGGCATCGAGCCGCGCATCGCGATGCTGTCGTACTCGACGGGGGAGTCGGGCGCGGGTGCCGACGTGGAGAAGGTGCGCCAGGCCACGGCGCGCGTGCGGGAGCTGCGGCCCGACCTCGCGGTCGAGGGACCCATCCAGTACGACGCGGCGGCGGACGCGGCGGTCGCGGCCACGAAGATGCCCGGCTCCGAGGTCGCCGGCCGCGCGACGGTGTTCATCTTCCCGGACCTCAACACGGGCAACAACACGTACAAGGCCGTGCAGCGCTCGGCCGGCGCGGTCGCCATCGGGCCCGTGCTGCAGGGGCTCCGCAAGCCCATCAACGACCTCTCGCGCGGCGCGCTCGTGCAGGACATCGTCAACACCGTCGCCATCACCGCCATCCAGGCCGAGGGGATCGAGGCGGGCTGAGCGCCCGTCCGTCCCGTCGTCTTCCCACCCGCCGCACCCGTCAGGAGCCCACCCGTGCCCGTCGT
This window of the Clavibacter sepedonicus genome carries:
- the pta gene encoding phosphate acetyltransferase, which translates into the protein MARSIYITSAEGHSGKSTVALGVLDTLTHQIQRVGVFRPIARSIVERDYVLEALLSHDGVDLDYDECVGVTYDDVHADPEAALSRIVERYKAVEAKCDAVVIVGSDYTDVGSPTELSFNARIAANLGAPVLLVLTGRRTDETGGRSPDEMRQIADLAIPELVTAHAGLLGVVVNRADPEQLDAITAAIPAAVPASLQAQAPHVPVWAIPEDAFLVAPTVAELLDAVDGTLVKGDAALLSREALGVVVSAMSMENVLARLTEGAIVVIPGDRSEVLLGVLTAHASETFPTVAGIVLNGGFALSPTIERLVSGLDETLPIISTELGTYETAKRITQTRGRLSPESSRKMDTALAAFEQHVDTSRLLELLDVSRSDVVTPLMFEYGLIERARKAGKRIVLPEGTDDRVLRAAGTILSRGIADVTILGEEIEVRSRAIGLGIDIGRATVLSPFDAVLRERFAEEYVRLRAHKGMVLDIARETVTDVSYFGTMMVQLGLADGMVSGAAHTTAHTIRPGFEIIKTTDGVSVVSSVFLMALADRVLVYGDCAVNPDPTADQLADIAISSAGTAAQFGIEPRIAMLSYSTGESGAGADVEKVRQATARVRELRPDLAVEGPIQYDAAADAAVAATKMPGSEVAGRATVFIFPDLNTGNNTYKAVQRSAGAVAIGPVLQGLRKPINDLSRGALVQDIVNTVAITAIQAEGIEAG